Proteins found in one Quercus robur chromosome 2, dhQueRobu3.1, whole genome shotgun sequence genomic segment:
- the LOC126697526 gene encoding L10-interacting MYB domain-containing protein-like, which produces MGKGKSKADGNEVRTGWKDPTELKAYCDLSAAQVLDGKKHNGFLRKKGVDAVIEQLGEMGKVVTHTQFKNKWDHLRKSWKAWKECFGETGLGYDPVTGVIHMTDEWWTRKIQACPKVVTFKNKPLPNLKSMEIMFEGTVATGKNVFYTSGEIPNDCTEVSGDSIDSKEFVDP; this is translated from the exons ATGGGTAAAGGGAAATCGAAGGCTGATGGTAATGAAGTTAGAACTGGGTGGAAAGATCCTACGGAATTAAAAGCTTATTGTGATTTGTCTGCTGCCCAAGTCCTAGACGGCAAGAAGCATAATGgatttttgagaaagaaagggGTTGATGCAGTGATTGAGCAGTTGGGTGAAATGGGAAAAGTGGTGACTCACACGCAGTTTAAAAACAAATGGGATCATCTGAGAAAGAGTTGGAAGGCTTGGAAGGAGTGTTTTGGTGAGACTGGGTTAGGTTATGATCCTGTAACTGGGGTTATTCACATGACTGATGAGTGGTGGACCCGAAAAATTCAG GCATGTCCCAAGGTGGTAACCTTTAAAAACAAACCTTTGCCGAATCTTAAGTCTATGGAAATCATGTTTGAAGGCACGGTTGCAACGGGAAAAAATGTGTTCTACACGAGTGGTGAAATACCAAATGATTGCACCGAAGTGTCTGGGGACTCCATTGATAGCAAAGAATTTGTTGACCCCTAA